The Pseudomonas sp. TH06 genome has a window encoding:
- a CDS encoding transporter substrate-binding domain-containing protein yields the protein MTKTTILLGTLLALSLNFSAQAAEQTSHLDTIQQQGQLRVCTTGDYKPYTFKRDDGDFEGIDIAMARSLADSLGVKVEWVQTTWKTLMPDMQAGKCDIGMGGISVTLERQKKAYFSNTLDTDGKIPLVRCADQSKYQTIEQINQPNVRLVEPAGGTNEAFVHAFLPKAQLALRDNVTIFQQLLDNKADVMITDASEALYQQKLKPGLCAVNPHQYMQYGEKAYLLPRDDISWKLYVDQWLHLSKVTGKYQKTLSEWIALPQ from the coding sequence ATGACAAAAACCACAATCTTGCTCGGTACTCTGCTGGCCCTGTCCCTGAACTTTAGTGCTCAGGCGGCAGAACAGACCTCACACCTCGACACCATCCAGCAACAAGGCCAGCTGCGCGTCTGCACCACCGGCGACTACAAGCCCTACACTTTCAAACGCGACGACGGCGATTTCGAAGGGATCGACATCGCCATGGCCCGCTCGCTGGCCGACAGCCTCGGCGTCAAAGTCGAATGGGTGCAGACCACCTGGAAAACCCTGATGCCGGACATGCAGGCCGGCAAGTGCGACATCGGCATGGGCGGGATTTCGGTGACGCTGGAGCGGCAGAAAAAGGCCTACTTCAGCAACACCCTCGACACCGACGGCAAAATCCCGCTGGTACGCTGCGCCGATCAATCCAAGTACCAAACGATTGAACAGATCAACCAACCCAATGTGCGCCTCGTCGAACCGGCCGGCGGCACCAACGAAGCCTTCGTCCACGCCTTCCTGCCCAAAGCGCAACTGGCCCTGCGCGACAACGTGACGATCTTCCAGCAACTGCTCGACAACAAGGCCGACGTGATGATCACCGACGCCTCGGAAGCGCTGTACCAGCAGAAACTCAAACCCGGTTTGTGTGCGGTGAATCCGCATCAATACATGCAGTACGGTGAGAAGGCTTATCTACTGCCGCGCGATGACATCAGCTGGAAACTCTACGTCGATCAGTGGCTGCACCTGAGCAAGGTCACCGGGAAATATCAGAAAACCCTAAGCGAGTGGATTGCGCTGCCACAGTGA
- a CDS encoding ribonuclease T2 — translation MKKLFTILAVIALTAGSIGLSSARQSQSSKAQAESVAGVFDYYLLTLSWSPTFCLTHKDDVQCSGKGYGFVLHGLWPQYAKGGWPESCPPLTTLSAAESSKGLTLFPTKKLLDHEWSKHGTCSGLGAMGYLDAADKAVGAVKIPEELQPFSTSYYFEAQEISDLFRKANPGIPADGIAVICSGPELSEVRVCMGKDLQFGACGKGVKTQCRAGDIRVPPSR, via the coding sequence ATGAAAAAGCTGTTTACAATTTTGGCGGTGATTGCACTGACGGCCGGTAGCATCGGTTTGAGTTCGGCGCGGCAATCGCAGTCGAGCAAAGCGCAGGCGGAATCGGTAGCAGGAGTGTTCGACTACTACCTGCTGACGTTGTCCTGGTCGCCGACGTTTTGCCTGACCCACAAGGACGATGTGCAATGTTCCGGCAAAGGTTACGGCTTTGTCCTGCACGGTTTGTGGCCGCAATACGCCAAGGGCGGCTGGCCGGAATCCTGCCCGCCACTGACCACGCTGTCGGCGGCAGAAAGCAGCAAAGGCTTGACGCTGTTCCCGACCAAGAAACTGCTCGATCACGAATGGTCGAAGCACGGCACCTGCAGCGGCCTCGGTGCGATGGGGTATCTGGATGCAGCGGACAAAGCGGTGGGCGCGGTGAAAATCCCTGAAGAACTGCAACCGTTCAGCACTTCGTATTACTTCGAGGCGCAGGAAATTTCCGATCTGTTCCGCAAGGCCAACCCGGGGATACCGGCGGATGGCATCGCAGTGATTTGCAGCGGTCCGGAGCTGTCGGAAGTGCGGGTGTGCATGGGCAAGGACTTGCAGTTCGGTGCGTGCGGCAAGGGTGTGAAGACTCAGTGCCGGGCGGGGGATATTCGAGTTCCGCCGTCGCGGTGA
- a CDS encoding diguanylate cyclase yields the protein MPIPIHDPHQAPGTLKRLPLRKAAALFIVAVCLCLFGLLYLQLEQSRRQDLAVAQMASNNLTRAMAQQAEDTFLAADLVMTSLVDWIQDDGYGAAQRPRLQKTLARRVQQLNQLHGMFLFDRQGQWVITSFADLPRGNGVADREYFKFHQQNASTVAHIGPAIRSRENGEWIIPISKRVNDQAGNFQGVLMAGIKMAYFDQFFESFSLDDNGIMFLGLTDGTLLARRPFDESLIGTSLAQGEIYQKQLPNAAAGTAMINSVVDGITRMYGYRQLASYPLVVSAGTSRDTILKGWYERAFQSSVIVALVILGVGLFGWVFIHQVRDGERIEKNLRKAQRALEQIATHDSLTGLANRRLFERSLEIEFARGARQVSPVSLIMLDIDFFKRYNDAYGHVAGDQCLTQVAQVLKNCCQRKSDLAVRYGGEEFAVLLPDTDINGALAIAGQIRRSVIDKRITHSGSPTGYLTVSLGCYAFIPNGNDNPEVFIQRADAALYQAKNAGRNRAAVLSMDDSIAELMRSDR from the coding sequence TTGCCTATCCCCATTCACGATCCACATCAGGCTCCCGGCACGCTTAAACGTCTGCCGCTACGCAAAGCGGCGGCGCTGTTTATCGTTGCGGTGTGTCTGTGCCTGTTCGGTTTGCTGTATCTGCAACTGGAGCAGTCGCGGCGCCAGGATCTGGCGGTGGCGCAAATGGCGTCGAACAACCTGACCCGGGCGATGGCGCAGCAGGCCGAGGACACGTTCCTGGCGGCGGATCTGGTGATGACCAGCCTGGTCGACTGGATTCAGGACGACGGTTACGGCGCGGCGCAGCGGCCGCGACTGCAGAAGACCCTGGCCCGTCGCGTGCAGCAACTGAATCAGTTGCACGGCATGTTTCTGTTCGACCGTCAGGGTCAGTGGGTGATTACCTCATTCGCCGATCTGCCCCGTGGCAATGGCGTGGCTGATCGCGAGTATTTCAAATTTCACCAGCAGAACGCCTCGACGGTGGCGCACATCGGCCCGGCGATTCGCAGCCGTGAGAACGGTGAGTGGATCATCCCCATCTCCAAACGCGTCAATGACCAGGCCGGCAATTTCCAGGGCGTGCTGATGGCCGGGATCAAGATGGCCTACTTCGACCAGTTCTTCGAAAGTTTCAGCCTTGACGACAACGGCATCATGTTCCTTGGTTTGACTGACGGCACATTGCTTGCGCGGCGGCCGTTTGATGAGTCATTGATCGGCACATCACTGGCGCAGGGCGAGATCTATCAAAAGCAGTTGCCCAATGCGGCGGCCGGTACGGCGATGATCAATTCGGTAGTCGATGGCATCACTCGTATGTATGGCTATCGGCAACTGGCGTCGTATCCGCTGGTGGTGTCTGCCGGGACTTCGCGGGATACGATTCTCAAGGGTTGGTACGAGCGGGCGTTCCAGTCCAGCGTGATTGTGGCGCTGGTGATTCTTGGCGTCGGTCTGTTCGGCTGGGTGTTCATCCATCAGGTGCGCGATGGCGAACGGATCGAGAAGAACTTGCGCAAGGCACAACGGGCGCTGGAACAGATCGCGACTCACGACAGCCTCACCGGGCTGGCCAATCGGCGCTTGTTCGAGCGCTCGCTGGAAATCGAATTTGCCCGAGGCGCACGGCAGGTCAGTCCGGTCAGCCTGATCATGCTCGATATCGATTTTTTCAAACGTTACAACGACGCCTATGGGCATGTGGCCGGCGATCAATGCCTGACACAGGTTGCTCAAGTGCTGAAGAACTGCTGCCAGCGCAAGTCGGATCTGGCGGTGCGCTATGGCGGCGAGGAGTTTGCGGTGTTGCTGCCCGACACCGACATCAACGGCGCGCTGGCGATTGCCGGGCAGATTCGCCGCAGCGTGATCGACAAACGCATCACCCACAGCGGCTCACCGACCGGTTATCTCACCGTGAGTCTGGGCTGCTATGCGTTTATCCCCAATGGCAATGACAACCCGGAAGTGTTTATCCAGCGGGCGGATGCGGCGTTGTACCAGGCGAAAAATGCCGGGCGCAATCGGGCGGCAGTGCTGTCGATGGATGACAGCATCGCGGAATTGATGCGTTCTGACCGCTGA
- a CDS encoding carboxymuconolactone decarboxylase family protein, which yields MNARTDFYTASPDALKAMIALETAVSKLPLEKTLIELVKLRASQINGCAFCIDMHTADAIKGGETPRRLFAVTAWREAPFFSERERAALLWTESLTQLSLTHAPDEDYEVVAAQFTPKEMVDLTVAISTINSWNRLAVGFRKTPQI from the coding sequence ATGAACGCTCGTACCGATTTCTACACCGCTTCCCCGGACGCCCTGAAAGCGATGATCGCCCTGGAAACCGCCGTCTCCAAGTTGCCGCTGGAAAAGACCCTGATCGAACTGGTCAAACTGCGTGCCTCGCAAATCAACGGCTGCGCCTTCTGCATCGACATGCACACGGCTGACGCGATCAAGGGCGGTGAAACCCCACGTCGTCTGTTCGCGGTGACCGCATGGCGTGAAGCGCCGTTCTTCAGCGAGCGTGAACGTGCCGCGCTGCTGTGGACCGAATCGCTGACCCAACTGAGCCTGACCCACGCTCCGGATGAAGATTACGAAGTGGTCGCTGCGCAGTTCACGCCGAAAGAAATGGTCGATCTGACCGTCGCGATCAGCACCATCAACAGCTGGAATCGTTTGGCGGTAGGCTTCCGCAAAACCCCACAGATCTGA
- a CDS encoding DHA2 family efflux MFS transporter permease subunit, with amino-acid sequence MSATLAAPAQPFNAADMATATKVFAFATMCIGMFIALLDIQIVSASLRDIGGGLSAGTDETAWVQTSYLIAEIIVIPLSGWLSRVFSTRWLFCASAVGFTLASLLCGVAWNIQSMITFRALQGFLGGSMIPLVFTTAFFFFTGKQRVIAAATIGAVASLAPTMGPVIGGWITDISSWHWLFYINLVPGIFVAVAVPMLVKIDQPELSLLKGADYLSMVFLALFLGCLEYTLEEGPRWNWFSDQTILTTAWISGLAGLAFIGRTLHVANPIVDLRALKDRNFALGCLFSFVTGIGLFATIYLTPLFLGRVRGYSALDIGLAVFSTGVFQIMAIPLYAFLANRIDLRWIMMVGLALFAVSMWEFSPITHDWGAGQLMLPQALRGIAQQLAVPPAVTLTLGGLAPARLKHASGLFNLMRNLGGAIGIAACATILNDRTNLHFTRLAEHLNSSNEAMNQWLSQVGGNLAALGQSGDVGVTASLRQLWLLTYREAQTQTYGDTFLMIMVCFVIATAMVPLMRKVQPPAAPSADAH; translated from the coding sequence ATGAGCGCCACCCTCGCCGCTCCCGCGCAGCCGTTCAACGCGGCGGACATGGCCACCGCGACCAAGGTGTTTGCCTTCGCGACGATGTGCATCGGCATGTTCATTGCGTTGCTGGATATCCAGATCGTCTCGGCGTCGTTGCGTGATATCGGCGGCGGCCTGTCCGCCGGTACCGACGAAACCGCGTGGGTGCAGACCAGTTACCTGATCGCCGAAATCATCGTGATTCCGCTGTCGGGCTGGTTGTCGCGAGTGTTCTCCACGCGCTGGCTGTTCTGCGCCTCAGCGGTGGGTTTCACCCTCGCCAGCCTGCTCTGCGGCGTGGCCTGGAATATCCAGAGCATGATCACTTTCCGCGCCCTGCAAGGTTTTCTCGGCGGTTCGATGATTCCGCTGGTGTTTACCACGGCGTTCTTTTTCTTCACCGGCAAACAACGGGTGATTGCTGCGGCGACCATCGGCGCGGTGGCGTCGTTGGCGCCAACAATGGGGCCGGTGATCGGTGGCTGGATCACCGATATTTCTTCATGGCACTGGCTGTTCTACATCAACCTGGTTCCGGGGATTTTTGTCGCCGTGGCGGTGCCGATGCTGGTAAAGATCGATCAGCCGGAATTGTCGCTGCTCAAGGGTGCGGATTATCTGAGCATGGTGTTTCTCGCACTGTTTCTCGGCTGCCTGGAATACACCCTCGAAGAAGGCCCACGCTGGAACTGGTTCAGCGACCAGACCATCCTGACCACCGCGTGGATCAGTGGTCTGGCAGGATTGGCCTTCATTGGCCGCACCTTGCACGTGGCCAATCCTATCGTCGACCTGCGCGCATTGAAGGACCGCAACTTTGCCCTCGGCTGCTTATTTTCGTTCGTCACCGGGATTGGCCTGTTCGCAACGATTTATCTGACGCCGCTGTTTCTCGGGCGGGTGCGTGGCTACAGCGCGCTGGACATTGGTCTGGCGGTTTTCTCCACCGGGGTGTTCCAGATCATGGCGATTCCGCTGTATGCCTTTCTGGCCAACCGGATTGATCTGCGCTGGATCATGATGGTCGGGCTGGCTCTGTTCGCGGTGTCGATGTGGGAGTTCAGCCCGATCACCCACGATTGGGGAGCGGGGCAATTGATGCTGCCGCAAGCCTTGCGCGGCATCGCCCAGCAATTGGCAGTGCCGCCGGCCGTGACGTTGACGTTGGGTGGGTTGGCGCCAGCCCGCCTGAAGCATGCGTCGGGCTTGTTCAACCTGATGCGCAACCTCGGCGGTGCGATCGGGATTGCGGCGTGCGCGACCATTCTCAATGATCGCACCAACCTGCACTTCACCCGATTGGCGGAACATCTGAACAGCAGCAACGAGGCGATGAATCAGTGGCTGTCGCAGGTCGGCGGCAACCTCGCGGCGCTGGGCCAGAGCGGTGACGTCGGCGTCACTGCCAGCCTGCGCCAGTTATGGCTGCTGACCTACCGCGAGGCGCAGACGCAAACCTACGGCGACACGTTTCTGATGATTATGGTGTGCTTCGTCATCGCCACGGCGATGGTGCCCTTGATGCGCAAGGTACAACCACCGGCCGCGCCGAGTGCCGACGCACATTGA
- a CDS encoding HlyD family secretion protein: MTSMPSLEPDLAVPVKTKPPLLKRLLIPGAGLIALAFAGVYAVHWWGAGRFLEETDDAYIGGDVTVIGPKVAGYIDEVLVSDNQHVKAGDVLIRLDARDYRANLAKAEGAVAAEEALLANLDATEQLQQAVIGQARAGIDAAGAETARSRDDNARYKRLVTTNAVSVESAQRADATFKTAQALSARAQAELLAAQRQLAVIDTQKQQARAALQQARAERDLAQLNLGYTELRAPVDGVIGNRRARVGAYAQAGSQQLSVVPASGLWVDANFKEDQLARMKPGQRVSIRADVLSGQEFHGRLDSLAPATGSQFSVLPPENATGNFTKIVQRVPVRILLDPADGVLGHLRPGLSVTAEVDTRAQTETSAVAVAP, translated from the coding sequence ATGACCAGCATGCCCAGCCTCGAACCCGACCTCGCTGTTCCGGTCAAGACCAAACCGCCGCTGCTTAAACGCTTGTTGATTCCCGGCGCCGGTTTGATCGCTCTGGCGTTTGCCGGTGTGTATGCCGTGCACTGGTGGGGCGCCGGGCGTTTTCTCGAAGAAACCGACGATGCCTATATTGGTGGCGACGTCACGGTGATCGGGCCGAAAGTCGCCGGCTACATCGACGAAGTGCTGGTCAGCGACAATCAGCACGTCAAGGCTGGCGACGTGTTGATCCGCCTCGATGCCCGTGACTATCGCGCCAACCTCGCCAAAGCCGAGGGCGCGGTGGCTGCCGAAGAGGCGCTGCTGGCCAACCTCGATGCCACCGAGCAACTTCAGCAAGCGGTGATCGGCCAGGCCCGCGCCGGCATCGATGCAGCCGGTGCCGAAACCGCGCGTTCGCGGGATGACAACGCCCGCTACAAACGCCTGGTGACCACCAACGCGGTCTCGGTCGAAAGCGCCCAGCGTGCCGACGCCACCTTCAAAACCGCCCAGGCCTTGAGCGCCCGCGCCCAAGCTGAACTGCTCGCCGCGCAACGCCAACTGGCGGTCATCGATACGCAGAAACAACAGGCCCGCGCCGCCCTCCAGCAAGCCCGTGCCGAACGCGATCTGGCGCAGCTCAACCTTGGTTACACCGAACTGCGCGCACCGGTTGACGGCGTGATCGGCAACCGCCGCGCACGGGTCGGCGCCTACGCGCAGGCCGGTTCGCAGCAACTGTCGGTGGTGCCGGCCAGCGGCTTGTGGGTCGATGCCAATTTCAAGGAAGACCAATTGGCGCGGATGAAGCCCGGCCAGCGCGTGAGCATCCGCGCCGATGTGCTGTCCGGTCAGGAATTCCATGGCCGTCTCGACAGCCTCGCCCCGGCCACCGGTTCACAGTTCAGCGTACTGCCGCCGGAAAACGCCACCGGCAACTTCACCAAAATCGTCCAGCGCGTGCCGGTGCGCATCCTCCTCGACCCGGCCGATGGCGTGCTCGGCCACTTGCGTCCGGGCCTGTCGGTGACTGCCGAAGTCGACACCCGCGCACAAACTGAAACCAGCGCCGTGGCCGTCGCGCCATGA
- a CDS encoding helix-turn-helix transcriptional regulator, producing the protein MAWLNAHATFDPDLYPAPVIGIASTLGDHDSGLHRHQRGQLLYTRQGCTRITLAQQLCLLPPSRAAWIPPGVVHRAVMQQSVDYRSIYLSPELCCELPQQVCVFEVSPLLRAVLEPMALADFDSDWRQGKFVHLLGLCLSEMSDAAQQPMLLPLPRDKRLAPLLMSPEQLPPELQVLEQQIGASARTIGRIFQRETGMSYQQWRQQWRLMRAMELLATGRSLSYCGFELGFASDSAFIAFFKSMTGSTPGHWLK; encoded by the coding sequence ATGGCTTGGCTCAATGCCCACGCGACGTTTGACCCGGATCTTTATCCGGCACCGGTAATCGGCATCGCCTCCACATTGGGCGATCACGACTCCGGGCTGCACCGCCATCAACGCGGGCAATTGCTCTACACCCGACAAGGCTGCACCCGCATCACCCTTGCGCAACAGTTGTGCCTGCTGCCGCCCTCGCGTGCGGCGTGGATTCCACCGGGCGTCGTTCATCGTGCGGTGATGCAGCAAAGTGTCGATTACCGCTCTATCTATTTGTCGCCCGAGCTGTGCTGCGAACTGCCGCAACAGGTCTGCGTGTTCGAAGTCAGCCCACTCCTGCGCGCTGTGCTGGAGCCCATGGCACTGGCAGACTTCGACAGTGATTGGCGGCAGGGCAAATTCGTCCACCTGCTGGGTCTGTGCTTGAGCGAGATGAGCGATGCGGCGCAACAACCCATGCTTTTGCCCCTGCCCCGGGACAAACGCCTCGCACCGTTGCTGATGTCTCCCGAACAATTGCCACCGGAACTGCAGGTGCTGGAGCAGCAGATCGGCGCCAGCGCCCGCACCATCGGCCGGATCTTCCAGCGCGAAACCGGCATGAGCTACCAGCAATGGCGCCAGCAGTGGCGGCTGATGCGCGCCATGGAATTGCTCGCCACCGGGCGCAGCCTCAGCTACTGCGGGTTTGAGTTGGGCTTTGCCAGCGACAGCGCGTTCATCGCGTTCTTCAAATCAATGACCGGCAGCACGCCCGGCCATTGGCTCAAGTAG
- a CDS encoding MFS transporter has product MNNRNLLLLAIALLMFPQIAQTLYSPALGDIAQAFDVSPQAAAQTLSVYFLAFAFGVVTWGRVCDRIGRRPSMLAGLAIYAVAIVIGLSASTFQQLLMAQALAAFGAAVGSVVTQTLLRDRFQGAELAQVFSLVGMALAASPAIGLFSGAGLVQGFGYRGVLGALLLIAVLLWLWSWRALPETRVLPVASVGLLETLVRMLRDVGIWRSALWVASFNIALFSYYSLGPFLFKRIGLSEAAFGYSGVILALGSGFGAWLNKQLLKAGFSALQLIRLAAFSGLLGGLGVWWLQDGGVFVLPMLLVVLAFGMAIPNILGTALVNYPDCLGTAGALLGLFYYLLIGAGLMLAGSSQALGETLIACSTVALLLAIKATKAIV; this is encoded by the coding sequence ATGAACAATCGAAACTTATTGCTACTGGCGATTGCGCTGTTGATGTTTCCGCAGATCGCCCAGACCTTGTACAGCCCGGCGCTTGGCGACATTGCGCAGGCGTTCGACGTCAGCCCGCAGGCAGCGGCGCAGACGTTGTCGGTGTATTTTCTGGCATTTGCCTTTGGTGTGGTGACCTGGGGTCGGGTGTGTGACCGGATTGGTCGGCGCCCATCGATGCTCGCCGGGCTGGCGATCTACGCGGTGGCCATCGTCATTGGCTTGAGTGCCAGCACTTTCCAGCAACTGTTGATGGCCCAAGCCTTGGCGGCGTTCGGCGCCGCCGTCGGTTCGGTGGTGACGCAAACCCTGTTGCGCGACCGCTTCCAGGGCGCGGAACTGGCGCAGGTGTTTTCGCTGGTGGGCATGGCGCTGGCCGCCAGCCCCGCGATTGGCCTGTTTAGTGGTGCGGGGCTGGTACAGGGCTTTGGTTATCGCGGTGTGCTCGGCGCGTTGTTGCTGATCGCTGTGCTGCTGTGGCTTTGGAGCTGGCGCGCTCTGCCGGAAACCCGTGTGTTACCGGTGGCTTCGGTAGGCCTGTTGGAAACTCTTGTGCGCATGTTGCGCGATGTCGGGATCTGGCGTTCGGCACTGTGGGTCGCCTCATTCAACATTGCGTTGTTCAGCTATTACAGCCTTGGTCCGTTTTTGTTCAAGCGAATCGGCTTGAGTGAAGCGGCGTTCGGATACAGCGGCGTGATCCTCGCGTTGGGCTCAGGGTTTGGAGCATGGCTCAACAAGCAATTGTTGAAAGCAGGGTTCAGCGCTTTGCAGTTGATTCGTCTCGCGGCGTTCAGCGGTTTGCTGGGTGGCCTCGGTGTCTGGTGGCTGCAGGACGGCGGTGTGTTCGTGCTGCCGATGTTGCTGGTGGTACTGGCGTTCGGCATGGCGATTCCAAATATTCTCGGCACCGCACTGGTCAATTACCCGGATTGTCTGGGCACTGCCGGCGCGTTGCTGGGGCTGTTTTATTACTTGCTGATCGGCGCGGGATTGATGCTCGCCGGTAGTTCTCAAGCCCTCGGGGAAACCCTGATAGCGTGCAGCACCGTGGCGTTGCTGCTGGCGATAAAGGCAACAAAAGCAATTGTTTAA
- a CDS encoding ShlB/FhaC/HecB family hemolysin secretion/activation protein: MPYSLCAVSRRRSTRCPLLSALLLSVCASSLEAAEPVAPGQEVLRQQQQQQRDLQQLQLEQRKRQLERGAFGPAPATPTMPQTVAPDECCWPLSGTRIGGVTLIDSDSLNARIKPLLAPCMGVGQINHLLATLTAIYVEKGYIASRPYLSSAPAAGQSLDIMVDEGYIESIELADQSLPVSLGGAFPGMLGGPLNLRDLEQGLDQLNRLRSIDLTADIAPGSQPGASRIILRSRTSGQSRWALNAGFDNLGSASTGRDRDTVSLSLDSPLELNDLLSLSASDTLNQGDRYSRNASLYYAIPYGYWTYSVFASHAEYRAPFKLPSTTFHSTGITDQVSLRADRVLWRDQSRQLSANLQLAHKNVDSYLENVRLGIQSPTLTVAEAGLNLFWLDRAVWNLDVNYAQGLRWFGADDDSQHQINNLPKAQFHKYRASLSQWRNGQLGAQAWQWQSQLNLQYSPDPLPAIEQLLGTDDSAVRGYRVSSASGASGAIWRNTLRLPLRSEWPVQMTPRIGLDHGYIKADHDAQGQRLSGASVGLNLGWKNFSVDVDYQRALSRPNGLQHEPETWLMRVGLQI, translated from the coding sequence GTGCCGTATTCGCTTTGCGCTGTTTCTCGTCGTCGTTCCACGCGTTGCCCGCTGTTGTCGGCCTTGCTGTTGAGTGTGTGTGCCTCTTCGCTTGAAGCTGCCGAACCTGTCGCGCCGGGCCAGGAAGTGCTGCGCCAGCAGCAACAGCAACAACGCGATCTGCAACAACTGCAACTTGAACAACGAAAGCGCCAATTGGAGCGCGGGGCGTTCGGGCCGGCACCTGCCACGCCGACGATGCCGCAAACCGTCGCGCCCGACGAGTGCTGCTGGCCGTTGAGCGGCACGCGCATCGGCGGTGTGACGCTGATCGACAGCGACTCGCTCAATGCACGCATCAAGCCGTTGCTGGCGCCGTGCATGGGCGTTGGTCAGATCAATCATCTGCTCGCCACCCTCACCGCGATCTACGTGGAGAAGGGCTACATCGCCAGCCGCCCTTACCTGAGCAGCGCACCTGCGGCGGGACAATCGCTCGACATCATGGTCGACGAAGGCTACATCGAGTCCATCGAACTGGCTGATCAGAGTCTGCCGGTATCGCTGGGCGGTGCGTTCCCGGGGATGCTCGGCGGGCCGCTGAACCTGCGTGATCTGGAGCAAGGCCTGGATCAGTTGAACCGCCTGCGCTCGATTGATCTGACCGCCGACATCGCCCCCGGCAGCCAACCCGGCGCCTCGCGGATCATCCTCCGTTCACGGACCTCCGGGCAGTCGCGCTGGGCCTTGAATGCGGGGTTCGACAACCTCGGCAGCGCCAGCACCGGGCGCGACCGCGATACGGTCAGCCTGAGCCTCGACAGCCCGTTGGAGCTCAACGACCTGTTGAGCCTCAGCGCCAGCGACACCTTGAATCAGGGCGACCGCTACAGCCGCAACGCCAGCCTGTATTACGCGATCCCCTACGGTTACTGGACCTACAGCGTATTCGCCAGTCACGCCGAATACCGTGCGCCGTTCAAACTGCCGAGCACGACTTTCCACAGCACAGGGATCACCGATCAAGTCAGCCTGCGCGCCGATCGTGTGTTGTGGCGCGATCAGAGCCGTCAGCTCAGCGCCAACCTGCAACTCGCACACAAAAACGTCGACAGCTATCTGGAAAACGTGCGGCTGGGCATTCAGAGCCCGACCCTGACGGTGGCTGAAGCCGGACTCAATCTGTTCTGGTTAGACCGCGCGGTGTGGAACCTCGATGTCAATTACGCCCAGGGTTTGCGTTGGTTCGGCGCCGATGACGACTCGCAGCATCAGATCAACAACCTGCCCAAGGCACAGTTCCACAAGTACCGCGCCAGCCTCAGTCAGTGGCGCAATGGCCAGCTCGGCGCGCAGGCGTGGCAGTGGCAGAGCCAACTCAATTTGCAGTACAGCCCCGACCCGTTGCCGGCCATCGAGCAACTGCTCGGCACCGACGATTCGGCGGTGCGCGGCTATCGGGTCAGCAGTGCGTCGGGCGCCAGCGGCGCGATCTGGCGCAACACTTTGCGCCTGCCGCTGCGCAGCGAATGGCCAGTGCAGATGACTCCGCGCATCGGCCTCGACCATGGCTATATCAAGGCTGATCACGACGCTCAGGGCCAACGCTTGAGTGGTGCCAGTGTCGGGCTGAATCTGGGCTGGAAAAACTTCAGTGTCGATGTCGATTACCAGCGCGCACTCAGCAGGCCGAACGGTCTGCAACACGAGCCCGAAACCTGGCTGATGCGGGTCGGTTTGCAAATATGA